From the Mahella australiensis 50-1 BON genome, the window CTGGGATCTTAAAGATTTATTAATAAGCGGTTTTACTGGTGTGGATGGAAAAGTAGCTAGCCGTCCGGCCAAGCATTTCAGGACGGCTTTAGGTCAGATAGTAAACTTTTTCTACACATTGCAGGGAGAGGCAGCCGGTGCTCAGGCATTCTCCAGCTTTGATACGTATTTAGCGCCGTTCGTACGTTATGACGGATTAAGTTATAACGAAGTAAAACAGGCGCTGCAAGAATTTATATTTAATATAAATGTTCCTACGCGTGTCGGATTTCAGACGCCGTTCACCAATATTACGATGGACCTAGTAGTGCCTAGTATATTGGCCGATGAACCCGTTATAATCGGCGGCAAGCTGATGGATAAAACATACAGAGAATTCCAGTGTGAAATGGATATGATAAACGCCGCTTTTGCTGAGGTTATGATGGAAGGCGATGCCAGTGGTCGCATATTTACATTCCCCATACCTACATATAATATTACCAAGGAATTTGACTGGGATAGTCCAGTAGTGGGAAAAATTATGGAAATGACAGCTAAGTATGGCCTTCCGTATTTCAGTAATTTCGTGAACAGCGATATGAAACCCGAGGACGTAAGAAGTATGTGTTGTCGTTTGCGCCTTAATAATCGTGTGTTACAAAAACGCGGCGGTGGTTTGTTCGGCGCTAATCCACTCACCGGTTCCATCGGTGTGGTTACGATAAACATGCCGCGCATAGGCTATATTTCCAAAAACGAAGACGAATTCATGGGCAGATTGGGCCGTATGATGGATATAGCTAAGACTAGTCTTGATATAAAACGCGAAGTGCTCGAAAAGATGACAGAAGAAGGCCTTTATCCATATGCACGTTTCTATTTGAGGGATGTATATGAAAGGTTTGGGTCATATTGGCAGAATCATTTTAATACAATAGGACTGATCGGGATGAATGAGGCGCTTCTCAATTTTATGGGTTGTGACATAACTTCGGAAGATGGCCGTCAATTCGCTTTGAAGGTATTGGATTTCATGAGCGAAAGAATGGAAGAATATCAACAGCAAACCGATATACTATACAATCTGGAAGCTTCGCCTGCTGAGGGTACATCCTATCGTCTGGCTAAAAAGGATAAAGCATTATATCCGGATATAATAACATGCGGCGACAAGGAACCGTACTATACAAATTCAACTCAGTTGCCGGTTGACTTCACCGATGACATATTCACCGCTTTGGATCTCCAGGAAGAATTGCAGTGCAAGTACACGGGCGGTACGGTATTGCACGGTTTTATAGGTGAAAGCATAAGCGATGTGGATTCGTGCAAAGCTCTAGTAAAGAAGATAGCTTATAATTACCGGATACCGTATTATACGATAACGCCGACATTTTCGATATGCCCTGACCATGGATATGTGTCGGGCGAGCACTTCACGTGCCCGCATTGCGGCGGAGAGTGCGAGGTATACAGCCGAGTGGTGGGTTACTACAGGCCGGTGCAATGCTGGAACAAGGGTAAACGCCAGGAATTCTCTGACCGCAAGGAATTTGTGGTATGATATACGACCTCATGCCGGTAACATTAGCCGATTACCCGGGAAAAGTAGCTGCTACTGTATTTGTAAGCGGCTGCAATTTTCGATGCCCATATTGCCATAACAGCTCGCTTATAAAAGTGCAACCACCTCTTAGGGCAGTCAATGATATTTTAGCCTATTTAAGTCATCGCCGTCATTTGCTGGATGGCATATGTATTACTGGGGGTGAGCCGACGCTGTGGGACAGTCTGGAGGGATTTGTAGTTTCTGTTAAAGATGAAGGGCTTGCAGTAAAGCTGGATACAAACGGTTCCAGGCCAGACGTATTGGCTGACTTGTTGAACAAAGGGTTTTTAGACTATATAGCCATGGACATAAAAGCGCCTTTGACCAAATATGGTGACTTTGTGGTGCGACAGGAGGATATATTCAATGTAAAAAGAAGCATCAATATAATTATGGAATCCGGTATAGAATATGAATTCCGCACCACTGTTAATCAAAACCTTATGGGCATGGAGGATTTTGTCGATATAGCAAATTGCATAGCTGGAGCGCATAAGTATGTGCTCCAGCCATACAAGTATAGCGATGGCGTGCTCAACGAACATATCTGCGGTACTAAGCCGTGCGATCCGGGTTTTTTAAAGCGGATTAAAGCTGATATAATCGATCTTTTGCCATCGATTGTTATAAGAGGGTAAATATTACGGAAGTCTTAGCAAAAGACCTTCAGAATGCGGTGGATACCCCGGCCGATTCGAAGGTGGCCATTTCGGCCTGTATGTGCGTGACAGCATCTATAATATGGAAAGCGAGCGCTGCACCTGTGCCTTCGCCCAGCCTCATCCTCATGTGGAGCATGGGATGCAATCCTAGCATATCCAACATTATGCTATGACCCGGTTCTTCGGATACATGGGAAGCTATCATGTATTGTACGGCTTTTGGCTCTAATTTACCGGCTATTAAAGCGGCGGCTGTGGATATGAAACCATCTATGACCACGGGCACTTTATGGGCAGCAGCGGCGAGAATAGTACCTGTTAGCCCGGCTATTTCCAATCCCCCGACTTTGTGTAACACATCTATGGGGTCAGCAGGGTCAGGTTTATTTATATCTATGGCTTTTTGTATCGCGATCTCCTTTGCCGATAGCCCACAAGGGCTTATACCAGTGCCGCGGCCTATAAGTTGGCGTAAAGGTAGATTGGAGAAAGCAGCTAATATGGCGCTGCTAGCGGTAGTATTGCCTATGCCCATCTCTCCTGTAGCCAATAACGTCGAGCCATTAGATATCTGAGCAGTGGCCACAGATATACCACCTTCTATAGCGGCTATGGCCTCATTGCGGCTCATGGCCGGGCCTTTAGCCATATTGTCGGTACCGTATTTTATCTTTTTTACTATAAGATTTGGATGGCTTATATCAGTAGCTATCCCGATATCGCAGCATGCTATATCAGCTCCGGCATGTCGTGCTAGCACATTTATGGCAGCGCCGCCGTTTAAGAAATTCATCACCATTTGTGGTGTGACCTCTTGCGGAAAAGCGCTGACGCCTTCTTCTACAACGCCGTGGTCGGCAGCCATTATGATTACGGTTTTTTTGCCGATTTTGGGTATGGCTTGACCGGTGATACCGGCCAATTGTTTTATTATATCTTCTAATATTCCGAGACTGCCGGGCGGCTTGGTAAGCGAATCCAGCCTTTGCTGGGCATGGGCTACGGCATCCTCGTTTATTGAAGATATAGAGGATAAGGTGTTTTGCAATAGTGTCATAAAAAGGCTCCTTTCATTTCTATAAGTTTATAAAATAAAAAGTTCTTGAACGCAGATCGACTGCATTCAAGAACTTTACCATCATCCCTGTGCTTTATCATAAACAGGCAGGTCTTCTGGCTCGCGGATCATCGCATTTCTCGCCTTCCCAGCACTATAGCCAGTGGCATTGTGAGAAACATTCCCCGCATACAGCGGCGGGACCGCCCGAGAATTACACACGGTTCCCTATTATCTCCTTTCGGAGCACCTGCTTATGCTAGTTATTTTATGTTTCCAGTATACCAATTTGCTTATAATATGTCAATGAATTATTTGTTCTTTTCCACAGCGTGAGGCTCATTTTGTGACTGTTCAGGTATCTCACAGGCTTGGTAACTGATTAGCCTCTGGCTCATGTGTTTCGGATATCGGTGAAACTAAAGCATTGCATTGGTATATGTCCTCTGTAGTCTGAAGAATGTTTCTTGTACGCTTAGCTGCTCGCTCCACTCGAACAGGCTAACGGCCGCAATTCGCATCCGTGCTCAGGCGGCCTGCATCCGGCCTCCGTGCCTTCGGCCACGCCTGTTCTTCGTTCCGCTTGCAGAGCGTACAGCGAAACGTTCTAAGGCCTGCTCCAGACATATACCAATGCTTCTGCTATTTCTGCCCGATTATTCGTAGAGGGCTTAAACATATATGCTGAGCGGGCTTTTGAAGCGTAGGACCACAGCAATCTTTGATTGCGTAGTGGTCCAGCTTCACAGCCGTAGCGAGGCATATATGTTTAAGCCGTGTCCTACACTTCGCTAAGTTTCACCAGATATCCTCCACAAAATCGCCTTGAGGCTAATCGGTACCTTCGCCCACGTGCAACGGTACCTGAATAATCACCTCATTTTTTTGCGTGTATAATAGCTTTTGCAGCGGCCGGGACGATCGCTAAGGATGTTGACCGATATGTTGATTAGAGTTGTTGAAACCATAATTTCACAGCAACCATTCAAAATTTTGCGATTATGAGTGATAAAATGCCGAATTTGTATCTTCCCATTGACGATAGAATTAAAGCTGTTATCATCAATAGTATACAAATATCGTTGAGGGGAGAATTTTTATGGATGATAATAAGATGAATGCGCCTGACGAGATAGCCGCTCATGTATCACAAACATCGGTACAGAAAGCTGAGAGGGATGCTATTAAAACGTTTGTATTAGCTGTACTGGCCGGCGTTTTTATAGCACTCGCGGCTCAGGCGTCTAACATGGCCATTCATACCATAACCAATTATGGCTTGAGCAAAGTTGTAGGCGGAGCGGTATTCTCCGCAGGTCTTATTATGGTGTTGCTGGCAGGGGCAGAGCTCTTTACGGGCAATAACCTTATGATAATTGGTGTACTGGATAAAAGAATTACGATGGGGCAGATGCTGCGCAACTGGATTATAGTATATATTGGCAACTTTGTAGGTGCTGTATTGATTGCTCTCCTTATAAACCACAGCAATCTTTTGAATTCCAGTAACGGTGCACTGGGGGGATTGACGGTTAAAATAGCCGTGTCCAAAGTAAATCTATCATTTGAGCAAGCCTTCATACTTGGAATCCTTTGCAATTGGTTGGTCTGTATAGCGGTATGGATGTCTTACGGGGCAAAAGATGCGATCGGTAAAGTAGCCGTTATATTCTTTCCCATATGGATTTTTGTGTTATCAGGTTTTGAGCACAGTGTGGCCAATATGTATTATATACCTGCCGGCATATTGGCCAAAAGCGATGATGCTTTCGTTCAGGCCAGCCATGTATCTTTGGATATGATAAATAAACTCAACTGGGGTTCGTTTATCATAAACAATTTACTACCAGTGACGTTGGGCAATATTGTTGGTGGAAGTTTGCTTGTAGGTATGATATACTGGTTTATATATAGTTACAAAAGAAATAATGGAGTTGTAAAAAGAGAAAAAGCAAGAAAGGGAATGAGCGCTTAACAAAGGAGGTTAGCTCGCTGTGGATACGTCAAAGGATGTAAGCATATTCGATGTGGTGGAACCGGATATGTTGAAGGACTTGTTGAATTCATTTGTGCTGGCTACTGGATTAGGAGCTATATTCATCGATCCTTCTGGGCAAAATTCCATAGTACCCAATGGGTATGATGAGGTATGCCCGTTTTGTAAGACGGTGCGTTCTTGCCCTATGGGTATAGAACGTTGCAAAGAATCTATGGTAAAAGGCGGAGAATTAGCTTCAAAGCTCGGTGAGCCGTATATATTTCGCTGTCATGCCGGCCTTATAGAGTTTTCGGCACCTATAATGTTCGAGGATATATACTTGGGCAGCATATCATGTGGGCCAGCGCTTATGTGGAATTGGGACGAAATTGCCATAAATGAGATCCAGGAAGCTACTAAGGACCTTCCTGTGAATAAGGAATCATTATTGGTGGCCAGCAGCAAAATAAAAATTCTGACCAGCAAAAGCGTACAAGCGTCGGCCGAGATGCTATTCGTAATGGCCAGCTATATAGCTGAGCGTGGCATAACGGAACTTCAACAGCGTAAAGAATTGAGCGAACAGCAAGCAAAGCTTGCCGAAGCTATTTTTGAGATGAAACGCGCGCAGGAGACGATAAGGTTGTTGGAGTCCAGAACGGAAGAAAACTGCTATCCTGTTGATAAGGAACGCGAATTAATAGGAAAGGTGCGCATAGGGGATAAAACTGGCGCAAAGAAGATTTTAAACGAAATATTGGGAGCCATATTTTTCCAAAATGCTGGGAATCTTGAAATTATGAAAGCGCGGCTGATGGAATTGGTAGTGCTTTTATCCAGAGCAGCGGTAGAAGGTGGAGGCAGTCTGGATAAGCTGTTGGGGTTAAATTACAGCTTTATTTCCGAGCTGTCCGCTATAAATAAATTTGAAGATTTATGCCGGTGGATAGTGAAGGTGCTGGATGCGTTTCTCGATTCGGTATACGAAACCAAAAATATCAAAAATGCCAAAATACTCAGTGAAGCCATGAATTATATACGCCGCAATTATAATAATGATCTATCGCTGGAAAAAGTAGCTCAAAGTATCTATATAAGCCCGTATTATTTAAGCCATTTGTTCAAAGAGGAACTTAATATCACGTTTGTGGAATATCTCACAATGGTAAGGGTGGAAGAAGCAAAAAAACTCTTGTCTAATCCATCGATGTCGATATTAGCCATAGCCTCTGAAGTCGGGTACGAAGATGCCAGCTATTTCAGCAAGGTATTTAAAAAGACTACCGGTCTTTCACCCAATCAATACAGGAATGTATGCTGATAAGCCAGAGCAAGATTATACCCGATTTGGCAAGAATGATAAAGACATAGCGGCATAATGCTGTTATAATATAAGTGAATTATGTCCGATGAAGATGTTTACACACTGGGGAGAGGAGTATATGCATGATAATTATAGGTGAAAAGATAAATACCAGTATCAAGGCTATACGGCCGGCAGTAGAGAATCAAGACGCCGGTGTTATACAGGAGGTGGCTTTGAAACAGGTAGAAGCTGGTGCGCATTATATAGATGTGAATTGCGGCACGTTTCCGACCAAAGAACCAGAATTATTGCAGTGGTTGGTAGAAACAGTGCAGCAGGTAACCGATAAGCCATTATGTATAGACAGTCCGAACCCGAATGCTTTAAAGAAGGCCCTGGCCGCCAATAAAAACGGTAAACCATTGGTTAATTCCATAACCGCCGAAAAGGAGCGCTATGATGCTATATTGCCGTTGATAGTAGAGTATGACACCTCTGTAGTGGCATTATGCATGGACGATAGCGGTATGCCCGAAACGGCTGATGAAAGGCTTGCCATAGCCGAACGCCTGGTTGAAAGCCTCAATAAAGAGGGTATTAAATTGGAGGATATCTATTTCGATCCTATGGTAAGGCCTGTGGGGACAGGTTCACATTATGGCGTAGTAGCATTGGATACCATATCGAGGATTATGAAAGAATTCCCCGGCGTGCACACTACATGTGGCTTGAGCAATATATCGTTCGGTTTGCCCGGACGCAAGCTTATAAATCAGGCTTTTTTAATACTGGCTATAGGAGCAGGATTGGACAGCGCCATACTGGATCCGTTGGATAAAAGGATTATGTCATTTGTATACGCTGCAGAGTTGTTGAAAGATAAGGACCCGTATTGTTTGAATTATATCACCGCTTTCCGCGAGGGGCGGTTGGATATATAAAATTTTAAAAGAAATAATTTATGAGGAGGAATATATCGATGGCAGATTTTCGGGCTATAGCGGATGCGCTTAAAGCTGGCAATGCGCCTAAGGTTAAAGAATTGGTGCAGGCGGCAGTGGATGAAGGCGTGGATCCGGCTGAAATAGTAAATAACGGCCTTATAGTAGGTATGAGTGAGATAGGCGAATTGTTCAAACGCAATGAGGTCTATGTACCCGAGGTGCTTATAGCAGCAAGGGCAATGCATGCCGGTATGGATATTGTAAAACCATTGTTGGCTGAAAAAGGCAACATAACTATAGGCAAGGTTATCATTGGTACTGTCAAAGGAGATCTTCATGATATAGGCAAGAACCTGGTGGCCATGATGTTGGAGGGCGCTGGTTTCGAAGTTATCGATCTTGGCGTCGATGTATCGCCGGAGAAGTTCGTCGAGGCTATAAGGGATCATCAACCTCAGGTAGTGGGTATGTCGGCGTTGCTGACCACAACTATGCCGTCAATGAGGGATACCATAGAGGCGATAAAAGCAGCTGGTCTGAGGGATAGCGTAAAGATAATGATAGGTGGTGCGCCTATAACGCAAAACTTTGCCGATGAAATAGGGGCTGACGGATATGCTCCTGATGCTGCATCCGCAGCCGATCTAGCCAAGGAACTTATAGGTAAATAACATTTATTTTACAAAAAGGCAGCTTTCGGCTGCTTTTTTGCTATTAAGGCTTAAGGAGATAGTGATTGTGGAGATATTGAAGAATTTCAAAATAAAGATTAATAAGGCAAATGTGCTTAAATATCTGGGTTACAAAAATCCTGAGGATGTATCGTCGGCTGTAGAGGCCGATGTCGATGCTCAGATAGAAGTAGCGCAAGGATTACTGGAACCTGCGCTGATATATGAAGAATATCCTATAAAAGTAGATGAGGATCGACAAAAGGTATATATCTCCGAAGATAAAGCGTGGGATAGCCGCTTTGTATCTACCTATATGAAGGGCTGTGATACGATGATAGTGCTAGTATCTACCATAGGGCCCAAGCTGCCGGAAGAGATAAACAAGGCCTTTGCCCAAGGGGATTATTTAAGAGCAATGGCATTGGACGCTATAGCCGATAACGCTATAGACAACATCAATAAGCAATTTTGGGTTAAGTTAGTGAATAGGGTAAAAAAGGAGAGTAAGGGTATAACCGGCATGCTTAGTCCGGGCCACAGCGATTGGAGTCTAGAACAACAGAAGCTGCTGTTTGAACTTTTGGATGCGTCGGCCATAGGCGTATCGTTGACCGATTCATGCCTTATGATGCCCATTAAGTCTACGTCGGGTATATATGGTATAGGCAAGGAAATACCGATATCAAAATCATCGCATAATTGCGATATGTGCCCGATAAAGGGCTGTTTTATGAGAGAGGTGGGCTAAGTTTTGTTTAACGTGGTTGTAAAAATGGATGACGATGACCTGCTATTGCAGGCGCAAGATGGGCAAAATCTGCTCAAATTACTAAGAGATAACGATGTACCTATACCTTCGGCATGTGGTGGACGGCAGTTTTGTGGTAAATGCAAGGTAGAGGTACTCAAAGGCGATAAAACATTAGGTTATTATACTGCAGGTGAAATGGATAGCCTTTCATATTTGGAACGGCAGATGGGTTATCATTTGGCTTGTGCTATAGCTGTATCCGAGGATATGGAGATAGCCATTGTGAATATGGAGGAAGAGGCTCGTATAATGACCGACAGCGCGTCGTCTACGTTTGCATTGGAGCCGGATATATACAAATATCACCTAGTGCTGCCTAAGCCGACTATATCAGATCAACGCAGTGATTTAAAGCGCATAGAGGACGCTGTGAATATAAGAGATGATGTGGACAGAAGCATATTGCGCCGTCTGCCTGATATATTGAGGAGCAATGATTTTAACGTTACAGCCGCTTTTGTAGGCTATGAATTGATCGATGTAGAGGGCGGGGATACAACGGCGCATAAATACGGTATGGCCATAGACATAGGTACTACGACGGTGGTCGGCTTTCTTATGGATATGAATACAGGGCTTCAGCTAGACGTTTATTCATTTTTAAATCCACAGAGGAGCCGTGGAGCAGATGTTATATCGCGTATAGATTATACTATAAACAATGAGCACGGCTTGGAAGAATTAAGCCGTATGATAACGGACGATATAAACGATATGATAGAAGCGTTTACCAATAAAAACAATATATCGCGCAATAATATATACGAGGTCGCTGTAGTGGGCAATACGGTGATGATGCATCTCTTATTTGAGCTACCCGTGAAATATATAGCCACGTCGCCTTTTATACCGGTTATAGCCAAACGTTATTTCGTCAAAGCAAAGGACGCGGGTATCAACATAAATCCCAACGGGTATGTCTATCAAATACCCAATGTAGCCGGTTATGTAGGTTCTGATACCGTTGCTGCCATATTGGCATGCGATATGGCGCAACAGGATTCGATAAGCCTGATGCTGGACATAGGAACTAACGGCGAGATAGCCTTGGGCAATAAGGATATGATCTATGCTTGTTCAACAGCAGCCGGTCCGGCATTTGAAGGAGCGCAGATACGCAATGGCATAGGTGGCGTCAAAGGGGCTATAAACAAGATAACGCTGGATGGCGGCGTGGACTTTACTACTATAGGTGGCGAGCAGCCGATAGGCATATGCGGATCGGGTATAGTGGATGCCATATCGGAGATGCTCAAAGCCGGCATAATAGATGAATACGGCCGCATAAGGACGCGCGACGAGCTCGCGGGTACGCCGTTTGCCGACAGAATAATCGAGATAGATAATAAGCCCGCGTTCCTTTTGACGTATGTGGATAATGGCGAGAGTATAGCCATATGCCAGAAAGATGTGCGCGAGCTGCAACTCGCTAAAGGCGCTATCGCTGCCGGCGTGCGCATACTCATGAAAGAGGCTGGCATAACGATGGATCAAATAGAGCATGTTTATCTGGCTGGCGGTTTCGGCAATTATATAGATTACAACAGTGCATGCAATATAGGCTTGTTGCCTATGGAACTGCGCGATAAGATTACTGGTATAGGCAACGGGGCGGGTGCCGGCGCTAAGATGTGCCTCATGTCGCAGCAGTATATGAAGAAGGCCGAGACTGTCAGGGATAAGATACATTATATAGAGTTATCCACGCGCCCCGACTTTCAGGATATTTTTATTGATTTGATGGGATTTTCAATATAGACAAAAGTTTCTTTATATGTTAAACTGATAGTGTAGATATCAATATTTTGTAAAGTGTAAATTCGATGTATAAGGGGGCGACGGCGTGAGTCTAGCCAAACGATTTGTCTTTATAGTATCGGTTGTATTATTGGCCGCATTTATCACGGCCGATGCCCCTTTCTATGCTCAAAATACGCATCATGCCCAAATTGGCAAACAGATGATGATGGCTTCCGCTTCAGCCACTCAGAATGGCATTACGGTCATGACTTACAATATACATCATGGCCGCGATATGAGCGGCCGTGATAATTTGGATAGTATAGTTCAAGAAATACGCTTATCAGGTGCGCAGATTATAGCGCTGCAGGAAGTGGACAGATATATGCCTCGTTCAGGGTTTAAGGATCAAGTTAAATATATAGCCGATCAATTATCCATGTATTATGCTTATGGAAAAACAATAGATATATTGAGTATAGAATACGGAAATGCCGTAATAAGCGCTTTCCCTATATTAAAACGGGAGAACATAATATTGCCCGGAAGCAGCATAGAGCCCAGGGCGTTGCTGAAGACCGAAATCGCTGTGGGAAATGATATTTATAATGTGTGGGCCACTCATCTGGGATTATTGCGTGAAGATAGATTTAAGCAAATAGATGCTATAAATGCCGCTTTGGCTCAAGAGAGCAAACCTACTATATTATTGGGTGATTTCAACAATATTTGTTCTTCGGATGAGATAAGTGACATATCCGATAGATTAAAAGACGTTGCCGCATTGCTTGGCAAGGGTGATGCAGGTACCTACGCTTATGGAGATAATGCGCCTAACGTGCGCATAGATTATATATGGGTAACCGACGATATATTGCCTGTTGAATATCATGTAAATTTATTGGGCTTATCCGATCATGCCAGTGTAGTGGCGAAGTTACTGTTGAATGGCAAAAAGAATTTTTAGGAGGACTTATATGAAAAAGCTGCTTATAATTACGGCATATATGGTTATTCTAAGTGCTGTGATATCAACGCCGTTATCGGCTTTAGCTGCCGATAATATCGTATATGTGATACCGGCTAAAGGCGAAGTGACGCCAGCTATGGCGGGATTCGTATCATCGTCCATAGAACAAGCAGGTAAGGAAGGTGCGTCTGCGATAATACTCGATATAGATACGCCGGGTGGATATGTCCAGTCGGCTATGGATATTAAGGATGCTATAATGGACTCTCCGGTTCCTGTAATATCATATGTGAATAAACGTGCGCTGTCTGCCGGTG encodes:
- a CDS encoding ASKHA domain-containing protein, coding for MVVKMDDDDLLLQAQDGQNLLKLLRDNDVPIPSACGGRQFCGKCKVEVLKGDKTLGYYTAGEMDSLSYLERQMGYHLACAIAVSEDMEIAIVNMEEEARIMTDSASSTFALEPDIYKYHLVLPKPTISDQRSDLKRIEDAVNIRDDVDRSILRRLPDILRSNDFNVTAAFVGYELIDVEGGDTTAHKYGMAIDIGTTTVVGFLMDMNTGLQLDVYSFLNPQRSRGADVISRIDYTINNEHGLEELSRMITDDINDMIEAFTNKNNISRNNIYEVAVVGNTVMMHLLFELPVKYIATSPFIPVIAKRYFVKAKDAGININPNGYVYQIPNVAGYVGSDTVAAILACDMAQQDSISLMLDIGTNGEIALGNKDMIYACSTAAGPAFEGAQIRNGIGGVKGAINKITLDGGVDFTTIGGEQPIGICGSGIVDAISEMLKAGIIDEYGRIRTRDELAGTPFADRIIEIDNKPAFLLTYVDNGESIAICQKDVRELQLAKGAIAAGVRILMKEAGITMDQIEHVYLAGGFGNYIDYNSACNIGLLPMELRDKITGIGNGAGAGAKMCLMSQQYMKKAETVRDKIHYIELSTRPDFQDIFIDLMGFSI
- a CDS encoding PocR ligand-binding domain-containing protein is translated as MDTSKDVSIFDVVEPDMLKDLLNSFVLATGLGAIFIDPSGQNSIVPNGYDEVCPFCKTVRSCPMGIERCKESMVKGGELASKLGEPYIFRCHAGLIEFSAPIMFEDIYLGSISCGPALMWNWDEIAINEIQEATKDLPVNKESLLVASSKIKILTSKSVQASAEMLFVMASYIAERGITELQQRKELSEQQAKLAEAIFEMKRAQETIRLLESRTEENCYPVDKERELIGKVRIGDKTGAKKILNEILGAIFFQNAGNLEIMKARLMELVVLLSRAAVEGGGSLDKLLGLNYSFISELSAINKFEDLCRWIVKVLDAFLDSVYETKNIKNAKILSEAMNYIRRNYNNDLSLEKVAQSIYISPYYLSHLFKEELNITFVEYLTMVRVEEAKKLLSNPSMSILAIASEVGYEDASYFSKVFKKTTGLSPNQYRNVC
- a CDS encoding vitamin B12 dependent-methionine synthase activation domain-containing protein; this encodes MEILKNFKIKINKANVLKYLGYKNPEDVSSAVEADVDAQIEVAQGLLEPALIYEEYPIKVDEDRQKVYISEDKAWDSRFVSTYMKGCDTMIVLVSTIGPKLPEEINKAFAQGDYLRAMALDAIADNAIDNINKQFWVKLVNRVKKESKGITGMLSPGHSDWSLEQQKLLFELLDASAIGVSLTDSCLMMPIKSTSGIYGIGKEIPISKSSHNCDMCPIKGCFMREVG
- the cobT gene encoding nicotinate-nucleotide--dimethylbenzimidazole phosphoribosyltransferase — encoded protein: MTLLQNTLSSISSINEDAVAHAQQRLDSLTKPPGSLGILEDIIKQLAGITGQAIPKIGKKTVIIMAADHGVVEEGVSAFPQEVTPQMVMNFLNGGAAINVLARHAGADIACCDIGIATDISHPNLIVKKIKYGTDNMAKGPAMSRNEAIAAIEGGISVATAQISNGSTLLATGEMGIGNTTASSAILAAFSNLPLRQLIGRGTGISPCGLSAKEIAIQKAIDINKPDPADPIDVLHKVGGLEIAGLTGTILAAAAHKVPVVIDGFISTAAALIAGKLEPKAVQYMIASHVSEEPGHSIMLDMLGLHPMLHMRMRLGEGTGAALAFHIIDAVTHIQAEMATFESAGVSTAF
- a CDS encoding methyltetrahydrofolate cobalamin methyltransferase, translating into MIIIGEKINTSIKAIRPAVENQDAGVIQEVALKQVEAGAHYIDVNCGTFPTKEPELLQWLVETVQQVTDKPLCIDSPNPNALKKALAANKNGKPLVNSITAEKERYDAILPLIVEYDTSVVALCMDDSGMPETADERLAIAERLVESLNKEGIKLEDIYFDPMVRPVGTGSHYGVVALDTISRIMKEFPGVHTTCGLSNISFGLPGRKLINQAFLILAIGAGLDSAILDPLDKRIMSFVYAAELLKDKDPYCLNYITAFREGRLDI
- a CDS encoding ribonucleoside triphosphate reductase; protein product: MITSMITSIKKRDGRIVEFQRSKIEDAIFKAAQAVGGSDRSIAVRLTDKVVDMLLQRFDGGMPSVEDVQDIVEKVLIEEGYARTAKAYILYRKQHQDIREIKKALLDVEDLVDQYIGKMDWRINENSNMGYSLQGLNNHISTTVTSSYWLNKIYPVEVRNAHVNGDLHIHDLGLLSAYCCGWDLKDLLISGFTGVDGKVASRPAKHFRTALGQIVNFFYTLQGEAAGAQAFSSFDTYLAPFVRYDGLSYNEVKQALQEFIFNINVPTRVGFQTPFTNITMDLVVPSILADEPVIIGGKLMDKTYREFQCEMDMINAAFAEVMMEGDASGRIFTFPIPTYNITKEFDWDSPVVGKIMEMTAKYGLPYFSNFVNSDMKPEDVRSMCCRLRLNNRVLQKRGGGLFGANPLTGSIGVVTINMPRIGYISKNEDEFMGRLGRMMDIAKTSLDIKREVLEKMTEEGLYPYARFYLRDVYERFGSYWQNHFNTIGLIGMNEALLNFMGCDITSEDGRQFALKVLDFMSERMEEYQQQTDILYNLEASPAEGTSYRLAKKDKALYPDIITCGDKEPYYTNSTQLPVDFTDDIFTALDLQEELQCKYTGGTVLHGFIGESISDVDSCKALVKKIAYNYRIPYYTITPTFSICPDHGYVSGEHFTCPHCGGECEVYSRVVGYYRPVQCWNKGKRQEFSDRKEFVV
- a CDS encoding corrinoid protein; the encoded protein is MADFRAIADALKAGNAPKVKELVQAAVDEGVDPAEIVNNGLIVGMSEIGELFKRNEVYVPEVLIAARAMHAGMDIVKPLLAEKGNITIGKVIIGTVKGDLHDIGKNLVAMMLEGAGFEVIDLGVDVSPEKFVEAIRDHQPQVVGMSALLTTTMPSMRDTIEAIKAAGLRDSVKIMIGGAPITQNFADEIGADGYAPDAASAADLAKELIGK
- a CDS encoding formate/nitrite transporter family protein, which codes for MDDNKMNAPDEIAAHVSQTSVQKAERDAIKTFVLAVLAGVFIALAAQASNMAIHTITNYGLSKVVGGAVFSAGLIMVLLAGAELFTGNNLMIIGVLDKRITMGQMLRNWIIVYIGNFVGAVLIALLINHSNLLNSSNGALGGLTVKIAVSKVNLSFEQAFILGILCNWLVCIAVWMSYGAKDAIGKVAVIFFPIWIFVLSGFEHSVANMYYIPAGILAKSDDAFVQASHVSLDMINKLNWGSFIINNLLPVTLGNIVGGSLLVGMIYWFIYSYKRNNGVVKREKARKGMSA
- a CDS encoding anaerobic ribonucleoside-triphosphate reductase activating protein; translated protein: MIYDLMPVTLADYPGKVAATVFVSGCNFRCPYCHNSSLIKVQPPLRAVNDILAYLSHRRHLLDGICITGGEPTLWDSLEGFVVSVKDEGLAVKLDTNGSRPDVLADLLNKGFLDYIAMDIKAPLTKYGDFVVRQEDIFNVKRSINIIMESGIEYEFRTTVNQNLMGMEDFVDIANCIAGAHKYVLQPYKYSDGVLNEHICGTKPCDPGFLKRIKADIIDLLPSIVIRG